The following are from one region of the Streptomyces changanensis genome:
- a CDS encoding prephenate dehydrogenase produces MRTAVVIGTGLIGTSVALALTDRGVTVHLVDHDPSRARTAAARGAGTDAPPEGPVDLAVVAVPPARVAGTLADAMRAGTARGYLDVASVKGGPLRELEALGADLSAYIGTHPMSGKEQSGPLAGSGDLFEGRPWVLTPTRDTDTEVLNLALELVALCRAVPVVMDADAHDRAVALVSHTPQLVSSMVAARLEEAEETAVRLCGQGIRDVTRIAGSDPRMWVDILSANPGPVADVLAALAADLDGAVRALRALQSPDGDERRKGVTGVEDVLRRGNTGRGRVPGKHGTAPAAYETVAVLISDQPGELARIFADAGKAGVNVEDVRIEHATGQQAGVVQLMVAPAAAPPLAAALRERGWALRQ; encoded by the coding sequence GTGAGAACCGCAGTCGTCATCGGAACCGGGCTGATCGGCACCTCGGTCGCCCTCGCCCTCACCGACCGGGGCGTGACCGTCCACCTCGTCGACCACGACCCGTCCCGGGCCCGTACCGCGGCCGCCCGCGGCGCGGGTACGGACGCCCCGCCCGAGGGCCCCGTCGACCTCGCCGTGGTGGCCGTGCCGCCGGCCCGCGTGGCGGGCACGCTCGCCGACGCCATGCGCGCCGGCACGGCCCGCGGCTACCTCGACGTGGCCAGCGTCAAGGGCGGCCCGCTGCGCGAGCTGGAGGCCCTCGGCGCCGACCTGTCCGCCTACATCGGGACGCACCCGATGTCCGGCAAGGAGCAGTCCGGTCCGCTGGCCGGCAGTGGCGACCTCTTCGAGGGCCGCCCCTGGGTCCTCACCCCCACCCGGGACACCGACACCGAGGTGCTCAACCTCGCCCTGGAGCTGGTCGCGCTCTGCCGGGCCGTCCCCGTCGTGATGGACGCCGACGCCCACGACCGGGCCGTCGCCCTGGTGTCGCACACGCCGCAGCTGGTCTCCTCGATGGTCGCCGCCCGCCTGGAGGAGGCCGAGGAGACGGCCGTGCGCCTCTGCGGGCAGGGCATCCGTGACGTCACCCGCATCGCGGGGTCCGACCCGCGCATGTGGGTCGACATCCTCTCGGCGAACCCCGGCCCCGTCGCCGACGTCCTCGCGGCGCTCGCCGCCGACCTGGACGGGGCCGTCCGCGCGCTGCGCGCCCTGCAGTCCCCGGACGGCGACGAGCGCCGCAAGGGCGTCACCGGCGTCGAGGACGTCCTGCGCCGGGGCAACACCGGCCGCGGCCGCGTCCCCGGCAAGCACGGCACGGCCCCGGCCGCGTACGAGACGGTGGCCGTCCTCATCAGCGACCAGCCCGGCGAGCTGGCCCGCATCTTCGCCGACGCCGGCAAGGCCGGCGTCAACGTCGAGGACGTCCGCATCGAGCACGCCACCGGGCAGCAGGCGGGCGTGGTGCAGCTGATGGTCGCCCCGGCCGCCGCGCCGCCCCTCGCAGCGGCCCTGCGGGAGCGCGGCTGGGCCCTGCGCCAGTAG
- the scpB gene encoding SMC-Scp complex subunit ScpB, translated as MVVDEPATEEHLAKVLDRPRREVADALRELADEYDVQRRGFELRLVAGGWRYYTRPEYAEAVEGFVLDGQQARLTQAALETLAVVAYRQPVSRSRVSAVRGVNCDGVMRTLLQRGLVEEAGTEPETGAILYRTTNHFLERMGLRGLDELPELAPFLPEADAIEAETQEGVPSFDPDAPDSEHADDKTEL; from the coding sequence ATGGTCGTGGACGAGCCCGCGACCGAGGAACACCTCGCGAAGGTGCTGGACCGCCCGCGCCGCGAGGTCGCCGACGCGCTGCGGGAGCTGGCCGACGAGTACGACGTCCAGCGGCGGGGCTTCGAGCTGCGGCTCGTCGCCGGGGGGTGGCGGTACTACACCCGGCCCGAGTACGCGGAGGCCGTCGAGGGCTTCGTCCTGGACGGGCAGCAGGCCCGGCTCACCCAGGCCGCGCTGGAGACCCTGGCGGTGGTCGCGTACCGCCAGCCGGTGAGCCGGTCGAGGGTCTCGGCGGTGCGCGGGGTGAACTGCGACGGCGTGATGCGGACCCTCCTCCAGCGGGGCCTGGTCGAGGAGGCGGGCACGGAACCCGAAACAGGTGCGATCCTGTACAGGACGACGAACCACTTCCTGGAGCGGATGGGCCTGCGCGGCCTGGACGAGCTCCCCGAGCTCGCGCCCTTCCTCCCCGAGGCGGACGCGATCGAGGCGGAGACGCAGGAGGGGGTCCCGTCGTTCGATCCGGACGCACCGGACTCCGAGCACGCAGACGACAAGACGGAACTTTGA
- a CDS encoding nucleotidyltransferase domain-containing protein: MSGQPVTPEELVRDHTVYSCVMGSRAFGLATAGSDTDRRGVFVAPTPLQWCLDKPPTHVDGPAPEQFSWELERFCELALRSNPNVLECLHSPLVEYVDDTGRELLSLRDAFLSRRAYDSFARYALAQRRKIDADVRQHGAPRWKHAMHLLRLLGSCRDLLRTGQLVVDAGDLRERLLAVKRGEVPWPEVESWMTRLGSEADAALPSSPLPPEPDRARIEDFLYRVRLRSALRAVEARPYDEGVQRVVGTGRGVR; this comes from the coding sequence ATGTCTGGGCAGCCCGTCACACCGGAAGAACTGGTACGCGACCACACCGTCTACTCCTGCGTCATGGGGTCGCGGGCCTTCGGCCTGGCCACCGCGGGGAGCGACACGGACCGCCGAGGCGTGTTCGTGGCGCCCACGCCGCTCCAGTGGTGCCTGGACAAGCCGCCCACGCACGTCGACGGCCCGGCGCCGGAGCAGTTCAGCTGGGAGCTGGAGCGGTTCTGCGAGCTCGCCCTGCGCAGCAATCCCAACGTCCTGGAGTGCCTGCACTCGCCCCTGGTCGAGTACGTCGACGACACGGGCCGGGAGCTGCTGTCGCTGCGCGACGCCTTCCTGTCCCGGCGGGCGTACGACAGCTTCGCCCGGTACGCGCTGGCCCAGCGCCGCAAGATCGACGCGGACGTCCGGCAGCACGGCGCGCCCCGCTGGAAGCACGCCATGCACCTGCTGCGGCTGCTCGGCAGCTGCCGCGACCTGCTGCGCACCGGTCAGCTCGTCGTGGACGCCGGGGACCTGCGCGAACGGCTTCTCGCGGTGAAGCGCGGCGAGGTCCCCTGGCCCGAGGTGGAGTCGTGGATGACCCGCCTCGGGAGCGAGGCGGACGCCGCGCTCCCGTCGTCACCGCTCCCGCCCGAGCCGGACCGGGCCCGGATCGAGGACTTCCTCTACCGGGTGCGGCTGCGCTCAGCCCTGCGGGCCGTGGAGGCGCGCCCGTACGACGAGGGCGTGCAGCGCGTCGTGGGCACCGGACGGGGAGTCCGGTAG
- a CDS encoding lysophospholipid acyltransferase family protein, producing the protein MRRHPRGRAEGGRPVTPSAKGAAVGRGIGIGLMYGLWNPRVLGAWRVPAAGPVILAVNHAHALDGPMLMGTAPRPVHFLIKQEAFVGPLGPFLERIGQLKVDRSSADRTAITGALDVLAAGGVLGIFPEGTRGEGDFASLRAGLAYFAVRSGAPIVPVAVLGSSERRGRLVKGLPPLRGRVDVVFGDPFEAGDGSGRRTRRALDEATVRIQERLTAHLENARRLTGRRATLE; encoded by the coding sequence GTGCGTCGTCACCCTCGTGGACGAGCGGAGGGCGGGCGTCCAGTGACCCCGTCGGCCAAGGGCGCCGCCGTCGGGCGGGGCATCGGCATCGGCCTGATGTACGGGCTGTGGAACCCCCGCGTACTGGGCGCCTGGCGCGTACCGGCCGCGGGCCCCGTCATCCTCGCCGTCAACCACGCCCATGCCCTCGACGGCCCCATGCTCATGGGCACCGCCCCCCGGCCCGTCCACTTCCTGATCAAGCAGGAGGCGTTCGTCGGGCCGCTCGGCCCGTTCCTGGAGCGCATCGGGCAGCTGAAGGTGGACCGCTCGTCCGCCGACCGCACCGCCATCACCGGCGCCCTGGACGTCCTGGCCGCCGGCGGCGTCCTCGGCATCTTCCCGGAGGGCACCCGCGGCGAGGGGGACTTCGCCTCGCTGCGCGCCGGCCTCGCCTACTTCGCCGTACGCTCCGGAGCGCCGATCGTCCCGGTCGCCGTCCTGGGAAGCAGCGAGCGGCGGGGACGGTTGGTGAAGGGGCTGCCCCCGCTGCGCGGCCGCGTCGACGTCGTCTTCGGCGACCCCTTCGAGGCCGGCGACGGCAGCGGACGCCGCACCCGCCGGGCCCTGGACGAGGCCACCGTACGCATCCAGGAGCGGCTCACCGCCCACCTGGAAAACGCCAGGCGCCTCACCGGGCGCCGAGCGACACTCGAGTAG
- a CDS encoding NUDIX hydrolase codes for MQVQQPEGYDPRAFAPFAVTVDLAVFTVRDGRLHVLLVRRGQEPHAGRWALPGGFVLPHESAEQAARRELAEETGLSDATAAGLHLEQLATYSDPDRDPRMRVVSVAYTALVPDLPEPRGGGDAAHAQWLPHGAHGPSPAPGPVDRPPAALAFDHDTILADAHRRVGAKLEYTCLATAFCPPEFTLGELRQVYETVWGVTLDRPNFRRKVLATPGFVRAVDGPPRLTGGRGKPAALYRAGPATVLHPPLLRPEGRTG; via the coding sequence ATGCAGGTCCAGCAACCTGAGGGATACGACCCGCGCGCCTTCGCGCCGTTCGCCGTCACCGTCGACCTCGCCGTCTTCACCGTCCGGGACGGACGGCTCCACGTCCTGCTCGTCCGGCGCGGGCAGGAACCCCACGCCGGTCGCTGGGCCCTTCCCGGCGGCTTCGTCCTGCCCCACGAGTCCGCCGAGCAGGCCGCCCGACGCGAACTCGCCGAGGAGACCGGGCTGTCCGACGCCACCGCCGCCGGCCTCCACCTGGAACAGCTGGCCACCTACAGCGACCCCGACCGCGACCCCCGGATGCGGGTCGTCTCCGTCGCGTACACCGCCCTCGTCCCCGATCTGCCCGAGCCGCGCGGCGGCGGCGACGCCGCGCACGCCCAGTGGCTGCCCCACGGCGCGCACGGGCCCTCCCCGGCCCCCGGCCCGGTGGACCGCCCGCCGGCCGCGCTCGCCTTCGACCACGACACGATCCTCGCCGACGCCCACCGACGCGTGGGCGCCAAGCTGGAGTACACCTGTCTCGCCACCGCCTTCTGCCCGCCCGAGTTCACCCTCGGCGAGTTGCGGCAGGTGTACGAGACGGTCTGGGGCGTCACGCTCGACCGCCCCAACTTCCGGCGCAAGGTCCTCGCCACCCCCGGCTTCGTCCGGGCCGTGGACGGGCCGCCGCGCCTCACCGGCGGACGGGGGAAGCCGGCCGCCCTCTACCGGGCGGGGCCGGCCACCGTGCTCCACCCGCCACTGCTGCGACCGGAAGGACGGACCGGATGA
- a CDS encoding ADP-ribosylglycohydrolase family protein, with the protein MTTPRTLTKQAATGSLVGLALGDALGFPTEFDDVPAILAKCGPWREMALPVPAFVTDDTQMTLAVARAVRTALDRGALAPQTLTGPLREEFVTWYHAPDNDRAPGRTCLVACELLDADRPWQEASRIDSKGCGANMRVAPIGLVPGIGEEQRAGAAQLQAALTHGHPTALAAADLTAHAVHLLSRGAEPLGLVGRLRSYAYDNRSRYHHRWLGDLWTKSGDRTPQAYAERGWDECLAALTRLDTALRDANPETDPCLLTGDGWIAEEALTTALLCFLLFPQEPLTALRRAACTRGDSDSLACLAGAFAGAHLGAGAWPREWADRIEHGSELLTLGTLWDA; encoded by the coding sequence ATGACCACCCCGAGGACCCTCACCAAGCAGGCCGCCACCGGCTCCCTCGTCGGGCTCGCGCTCGGCGACGCGCTGGGCTTCCCGACCGAGTTCGATGACGTCCCCGCGATCCTCGCGAAGTGCGGTCCCTGGCGGGAGATGGCCCTGCCGGTGCCCGCGTTCGTCACCGACGACACGCAGATGACCCTCGCCGTGGCCCGCGCCGTCCGCACGGCCCTCGACCGGGGCGCGCTCGCCCCGCAGACGCTGACCGGTCCGCTGCGCGAGGAGTTCGTCACCTGGTACCACGCGCCGGACAACGACCGCGCCCCCGGCCGCACCTGCCTCGTCGCCTGCGAGCTGCTCGACGCCGACCGGCCCTGGCAGGAGGCGAGCCGGATCGACTCCAAGGGCTGCGGCGCCAACATGCGCGTCGCCCCGATCGGCCTCGTCCCGGGGATCGGCGAGGAGCAGCGCGCCGGCGCCGCCCAGCTCCAGGCCGCCCTCACCCACGGCCACCCCACCGCGCTCGCCGCCGCCGACCTCACCGCGCACGCCGTGCACCTGCTGTCCCGCGGCGCCGAACCGCTCGGGCTCGTCGGACGGCTGCGCTCGTACGCGTACGACAACCGCTCCCGCTACCACCACCGGTGGCTCGGCGACCTGTGGACCAAATCCGGGGACCGGACGCCGCAGGCGTACGCCGAACGCGGCTGGGACGAGTGCCTCGCCGCCCTCACCCGGCTCGACACGGCCCTGCGCGACGCCAATCCCGAGACCGACCCCTGTCTGCTCACCGGCGACGGCTGGATCGCCGAGGAGGCGCTCACCACCGCCCTGCTGTGCTTCCTGCTCTTCCCCCAGGAGCCGCTCACCGCCCTGCGCCGCGCCGCCTGCACCCGGGGTGACTCCGACTCGCTCGCCTGCCTGGCGGGCGCCTTCGCCGGCGCGCACCTGGGCGCCGGGGCGTGGCCGCGGGAGTGGGCGGACCGGATCGAGCACGGAAGTGAACTGCTGACCCTGGGCACTCTCTGGGACGCTTAG
- a CDS encoding DUF952 domain-containing protein — translation MIFHVVPLAEWAADPGLPYRPASLAREGFVHCSADAAGALAVAGAHYRDVPGTLLALVVDEELLTAEVRWEESGTDVFPHVYGPLERSAVTAVLEVRRGTDGEARELVPRA, via the coding sequence ATGATCTTCCACGTCGTGCCCCTGGCGGAGTGGGCCGCCGACCCCGGCCTGCCGTACCGCCCCGCGTCCCTGGCCCGGGAGGGCTTCGTGCACTGCTCCGCCGACGCCGCCGGGGCGCTGGCCGTGGCCGGCGCGCACTACCGGGACGTGCCGGGCACGCTGCTGGCGCTGGTCGTCGACGAGGAGCTGCTGACGGCCGAGGTCCGCTGGGAGGAGTCGGGGACGGATGTGTTCCCGCACGTGTACGGCCCGCTGGAGCGGTCGGCCGTCACGGCGGTCCTGGAGGTGCGGCGGGGCACGGACGGCGAGGCGCGGGAACTCGTTCCCCGGGCGTAG
- the cmk gene encoding (d)CMP kinase: protein MSDTVESVIVAIDGPSGTGKSSTSKAVAAKLGLSYLDTGAQYRAITWWMLSNGIDVDDAAAVADASGKPVILSGTDPSHPTITVDGVDASGPIRTQEVTSAVSAVSAVPEVRSRITELQRSIAASAPLGIVVEGRDIGTTVLPDADLKIFLTASAEARAARRAGELKGADVAATREALVRRDAADSSRKTSPLAKADDAVEVDTTDLTLQQVVECVVTLVDERRAGVQ, encoded by the coding sequence GTGTCCGACACCGTGGAATCCGTGATCGTCGCCATCGACGGCCCCTCCGGCACGGGCAAGTCGAGCACCTCGAAGGCCGTCGCGGCCAAGCTCGGCCTCAGCTACCTGGACACCGGCGCCCAGTACCGGGCGATCACCTGGTGGATGCTCTCCAACGGGATCGACGTGGACGACGCCGCCGCCGTGGCCGACGCCTCCGGCAAGCCGGTCATCCTCTCCGGTACGGACCCGTCGCACCCGACGATCACCGTCGACGGCGTGGACGCCTCCGGCCCGATCCGCACCCAGGAGGTCACCTCCGCCGTCAGCGCCGTCAGCGCCGTCCCCGAGGTGCGCTCCCGGATCACCGAGCTCCAGCGGTCCATCGCGGCCTCCGCCCCCCTCGGCATCGTCGTCGAGGGCCGCGACATCGGCACCACCGTCCTCCCCGACGCCGATCTGAAGATCTTCCTCACCGCGTCCGCGGAGGCCCGCGCGGCCCGCCGGGCCGGCGAGCTGAAGGGCGCGGACGTCGCCGCCACCCGGGAGGCGCTCGTCAGGCGGGACGCCGCCGACTCCAGCCGCAAGACCTCTCCCCTCGCCAAGGCCGACGACGCCGTCGAGGTGGACACCACGGACCTGACGCTCCAGCAGGTCGTCGAGTGCGTCGTCACCCTCGTGGACGAGCGGAGGGCGGGCGTCCAGTGA
- a CDS encoding Rieske (2Fe-2S) protein: MVASTADVPVGGGTVVAAGKVVVTQPVEGEFRVLSAVCAHQGRTVGSVADGPIVRPCHADRFRVTDGSVAAGPATDAAAGPPDHRGRGRRPAGLTTS; encoded by the coding sequence GTGGTCGCCTCGACCGCCGACGTCCCGGTCGGTGGGGGCACGGTCGTCGCGGCCGGGAAGGTCGTGGTGACGCAGCCGGTCGAGGGCGAGTTCCGGGTCCTCTCCGCGGTCTGCGCCCACCAGGGCCGCACGGTCGGGTCCGTGGCCGACGGGCCGATCGTCCGCCCGTGCCACGCCGACCGGTTCCGCGTCACCGACGGGTCCGTCGCCGCCGGCCCGGCGACGGACGCCGCTGCCGGCCCGCCGGATCACCGTGGCCGGGGGCGACGTCCGGCTGGGCTGACCACGAGCTAG
- the der gene encoding ribosome biogenesis GTPase Der, with product MNDQHDHGALGDAEYAEFMELAADEGFDIEEVEGAIEEAGHGPLPVLAVVGRPNVGKSTLVNRIIGRREAVVEDKPGVTRDRVTYEAEWAGRRFKVVDTGGWEQDVLGIDASVAAQAEYAIEAADAVVFVVDATVGATDTDEAVVRLLRRAGKPVVLAANKVDGPSAEADAAMLWSLGLGEPYPVSALHGRGTGDLLDEVLKALPEAPEQTFGTPVGGPRRIALIGRPNVGKSSLLNKVAGEDRVVVNELAGTTRDPVDELIELGGTTWKFVDTAGIRKKVHLQEGADYYASLRTAAAVEKAEVAVVLIDTTESISVQDQRIITMAVEAGRALVIAYNKWDELDEERRYYLEREIETEMQQVSWAPRVNVSALTGRHMEKLVPAIETALAGWETRVPTGRLNAFLGELVAAHPHPIRGGKQPRILFGTQAGTKPPRFVLFASGFLEHGYRRFVERRLREEFGFEGTPIHMSVRVREKRGRKK from the coding sequence ATGAACGACCAGCACGACCACGGGGCACTTGGCGACGCCGAGTACGCGGAGTTCATGGAGCTCGCCGCCGACGAGGGCTTCGACATCGAGGAGGTCGAGGGCGCGATCGAGGAGGCCGGGCACGGACCGCTGCCCGTCCTCGCCGTCGTCGGCCGGCCGAACGTCGGCAAGTCGACCCTCGTGAACCGCATCATCGGCCGCCGTGAGGCCGTCGTCGAGGACAAGCCCGGCGTCACCCGGGACCGCGTCACGTACGAGGCGGAGTGGGCCGGCCGCCGCTTCAAGGTGGTCGACACCGGCGGTTGGGAGCAGGACGTCCTCGGCATCGACGCCTCCGTCGCCGCGCAGGCCGAGTACGCCATCGAGGCCGCCGACGCGGTCGTCTTCGTCGTGGACGCCACCGTCGGCGCCACCGACACCGACGAGGCCGTCGTCAGGCTGCTGCGCCGCGCCGGCAAGCCCGTCGTCCTCGCCGCGAACAAGGTCGACGGCCCGTCCGCCGAGGCCGACGCCGCCATGCTCTGGTCGCTGGGCCTGGGCGAGCCGTACCCGGTCTCCGCCCTCCACGGCCGCGGCACCGGCGACCTCCTCGACGAGGTGCTCAAGGCCCTGCCCGAGGCCCCGGAGCAGACCTTCGGCACGCCCGTCGGCGGCCCGCGCCGCATCGCGCTCATCGGCCGCCCGAACGTCGGCAAGTCCTCCCTCCTCAACAAGGTCGCCGGCGAGGACCGCGTCGTCGTCAACGAGCTCGCGGGCACCACCCGCGACCCGGTCGACGAGCTGATCGAACTGGGCGGCACCACCTGGAAGTTCGTCGACACGGCGGGCATCCGCAAGAAGGTCCACCTCCAGGAGGGCGCGGACTACTACGCCTCGCTGCGCACCGCCGCCGCCGTCGAGAAGGCGGAGGTGGCCGTCGTCCTCATCGACACCACCGAGTCCATCTCGGTCCAGGACCAGCGGATCATCACCATGGCCGTCGAGGCGGGCCGCGCGCTCGTCATCGCCTACAACAAGTGGGACGAGCTCGACGAGGAGCGCCGCTACTACCTGGAGCGCGAGATCGAGACGGAGATGCAGCAGGTCTCCTGGGCGCCGCGCGTCAACGTCTCCGCCCTCACCGGCCGCCACATGGAGAAGCTGGTCCCGGCGATCGAGACCGCGCTCGCCGGCTGGGAGACCCGTGTGCCGACCGGGCGGCTGAACGCCTTCCTCGGCGAGCTGGTCGCTGCCCACCCGCACCCGATCCGCGGCGGCAAGCAGCCCCGCATCCTCTTCGGCACGCAGGCGGGCACCAAGCCGCCCCGGTTCGTGCTGTTCGCCTCCGGCTTCCTGGAGCACGGCTACCGCCGGTTCGTGGAGCGGCGGCTGCGCGAGGAGTTCGGCTTCGAGGGCACCCCGATCCACATGTCGGTGCGGGTGCGCGAGAAGCGCGGCCGGAAGAAGTGA
- a CDS encoding nucleotidyltransferase domain-containing protein: MTDLLQLPDLAPVVAEQPDPLLFATVSGAHLYGFPSRDSDVDLRGVHLLPVDALIGLREPEETRSETWDRDGVEMDLVTHDLRKFVRLMLRRNGYVLEQLLSPLVVHTTALHAELAALAPDVVTTHHAHHYRGFACTQWRLFEKNAELKPLLYTFRTLLTGIHLMRSGEVVAHLPTLLDTVGEAPAYLPELIAAKAEAEHGPATGVDPARLAEDVEVLHGALDAAQRASRLPDSPSGAHDALHALVVRARLHGPQG; the protein is encoded by the coding sequence ATGACCGATCTCCTGCAACTCCCCGACCTGGCCCCCGTCGTGGCCGAGCAGCCCGACCCGCTGCTCTTCGCCACCGTCTCCGGCGCCCACCTCTACGGATTCCCCTCCCGTGACTCGGACGTGGACCTGCGCGGCGTGCACCTGCTGCCGGTGGACGCGCTGATAGGGCTGCGCGAGCCGGAGGAGACCCGCTCCGAGACCTGGGACCGGGACGGCGTGGAGATGGACCTCGTCACGCACGACCTGCGCAAGTTCGTCCGGCTGATGCTGCGCCGCAACGGCTACGTGCTCGAACAGCTCCTGTCGCCGCTGGTGGTGCACACCACCGCGCTGCACGCCGAACTCGCCGCCCTCGCGCCGGACGTGGTCACCACCCACCACGCCCATCACTACCGGGGCTTCGCCTGCACCCAGTGGCGGCTGTTCGAGAAGAACGCCGAACTCAAACCGCTGCTGTACACCTTCCGCACCCTGCTCACCGGCATCCACCTCATGCGGTCCGGCGAGGTCGTGGCGCACCTGCCCACGCTCCTCGACACGGTGGGGGAGGCCCCCGCCTACCTGCCGGAGCTGATCGCCGCCAAGGCGGAGGCCGAGCACGGGCCGGCTACCGGTGTCGACCCGGCCCGCCTCGCCGAGGACGTCGAGGTGCTCCACGGCGCCCTCGACGCCGCGCAGCGGGCGTCGCGGCTACCGGACTCCCCGTCCGGTGCCCACGACGCGCTGCACGCCCTCGTCGTACGGGCGCGCCTCCACGGCCCGCAGGGCTGA
- a CDS encoding pseudouridine synthase translates to MRSSSGRNSSGNNGGSRGGNSGGRGSSGGRGATGGGGGGGRPGGGGRGGSGGGGGYRGAGGGRDDRSKGASNPRRPRPEERTYDVGAPGEAGPKRGRGAAARGGAKGGPRQSPQRGGGRTVPARPRELDARIEERNRERYANKPQIKTPKTFGDEEGERLQKVLARAGVGSRRACEELIDAGRVEVNGKIVIEQGTRVDPEKDEIKVDGLTVATQSYLFFALNKPAGVVSTMEDPDGRQCLGDYVTNRETRLFHVGRLDTETEGIILLTNHGELAHRLTHPKYGVKKTYLAAITGPLPRDVGKRLKDGIQLEDGYARADHFRVVEQTGKNYLVEVVLHEGRKHIVRRMLAEAGFPVEKLVRTAFGPIQLGDQKSGWLRRLTNTEVGMLMKEVGL, encoded by the coding sequence ATGCGAAGCAGCAGCGGCAGGAACAGCAGCGGAAACAACGGCGGGAGCCGTGGTGGCAACAGCGGCGGCCGCGGCAGCAGCGGCGGCCGTGGCGCCACCGGCGGCGGTGGCGGCGGTGGCCGTCCCGGTGGCGGTGGCCGCGGCGGCAGTGGCGGCGGTGGCGGCTACCGGGGTGCCGGTGGCGGCCGCGACGACCGGAGCAAGGGCGCGAGCAACCCCCGCCGCCCCCGCCCCGAGGAGCGGACCTACGACGTGGGCGCCCCCGGCGAGGCCGGTCCCAAGCGCGGGCGCGGCGCGGCGGCCCGGGGCGGCGCCAAGGGCGGCCCGCGCCAGTCGCCGCAGCGCGGTGGCGGCCGCACCGTACCGGCCCGCCCGCGCGAGCTCGACGCGCGGATCGAGGAGCGCAACCGCGAGCGGTACGCGAACAAGCCCCAGATCAAGACGCCCAAGACGTTCGGCGACGAGGAGGGGGAGCGCCTGCAGAAGGTGCTCGCCCGCGCCGGCGTGGGTTCGCGGCGGGCCTGCGAGGAGCTGATCGACGCCGGCCGCGTCGAGGTCAACGGCAAGATCGTCATCGAGCAGGGCACGCGCGTCGACCCGGAGAAGGACGAGATCAAGGTCGACGGCCTCACGGTCGCCACCCAGTCGTACCTGTTCTTCGCGCTGAACAAGCCCGCCGGTGTCGTCTCCACGATGGAGGACCCCGACGGCCGGCAGTGTCTCGGCGACTACGTCACCAATCGCGAGACGCGCCTCTTCCACGTCGGGCGGCTCGACACCGAGACCGAGGGCATCATCCTGCTCACCAACCACGGTGAGCTGGCCCACCGCCTCACGCACCCCAAGTACGGCGTGAAGAAGACGTACCTGGCCGCCATCACCGGCCCCCTCCCGCGCGACGTGGGCAAGCGGCTCAAGGACGGCATCCAGCTGGAGGACGGCTACGCCCGCGCCGACCACTTCCGGGTCGTCGAGCAGACCGGCAAGAACTACCTGGTCGAGGTGGTGCTGCACGAGGGCCGCAAGCACATCGTGCGCCGCATGCTCGCCGAGGCGGGCTTCCCGGTCGAGAAGCTGGTGCGGACCGCGTTCGGCCCGATCCAGCTCGGGGACCAGAAGTCGGGGTGGCTGCGCCGTCTGACCAACACCGAGGTCGGCATGCTCATGAAGGAGGTCGGCCTCTGA